CGCTATTGTAGTAACCAATGTGTAGTTAATATCTGGTTCTCACATATACTAACATTAAATATTTTGTCTTTAGGAGGCAGGAATGAAATATTTTGATGATTTATATGGGGTACAAGCTACAATAAATGTTTATGAGCCAAAGGTGAAGAAGGATAGCGGGGATCTTAGTCAAACAGGGATCCAAATTGATAATGGACCAAAGGGTCATATGGACAGTATAAATGCTTGTTATTCAGTATCTTCAAGCTTCTATGGCGATACTTTTGCGAGGTTTCATGTTGGTTGGGTAAGGAGCAATATTTCTTTGGTTACATATAATGTTATCAACTACACAATTTTTATTACATGAGTATACAAACATAATTTGATGCAATATTTGTTTACTTTTGGATAAACTTGGGTAACAGCGCGATGGTGTACAAAACAAGTCATGCATTGATCATGATTGCCCTGGTTTTGTTCAAGTTAGCCACAATGTTGGCCTTGGAGGAAGAGTAAAACCTGTTTCAGTTTACAATGGACCACAATATGTGATACACATTCTTATTTTCAAGGTATTCACTTATTCATTGAATTTTACAATTTCATATATATGTTATACGGTgcatatgaaaatattcacttatcTTATTTGTTGCGCAACAACACATTTTGGCAGTTCACTATGATATCTGTTGAATAACTTAAGATAGTTAAAATCCTTATCTAGACAAAGCTAAGACAACCTTTTGGGACAAAGGTAATATACAGTATGTTTTGACACACATTTGAAAAATTATCAAGACGTGGGCCTAAATTTAAAAGGTACCTACCAATAGAACAATGGAGATTTGGTACGAACTTTCAACCATGAAAATATTTCTACTTCTAGGAATCACAAATGTATCCTCTTGACTTACATCGGTTGCTTATTATGGGAAAAATTTATGAGACAAAATTCTTACTATGAACTTCAGAGGAATAGAAATAAATGCATGCATGCTAGAAAAGTTAGTAGAGTAGCATAGAGGATTTTACATCCTCGATATGTTCAACAGACTTTCATTcacattttatttatcttaggaccCAAAGACACATAATTGGTGGTTGGCGTATGGTGAAGACAAGACACCAGTTGGATATTGGCCAAGTTCATTATTCACTCGCCTTAAGGATAAAGGAAACTTTTCATACACGGGTGGGCACGTTTCAGGACCAACAGCTTCATCAAACTCTCCACAAATTGGTAGTGGGCATTTTGCCTCCGATGGCTATGGAAAAGCGGCTTTTATAAAAGATATCCAAATTATTGATAACAACAACAAGCTTGTAACACCAAATAAAGAGAAAGTGCTTACTGGCAGTAGTGACTTAAGGAAATATACCATCGGCGATTATGGAGTTGATGACCATGGTGTGCATATGTACTATGGTGGACCGGGTAATTATGTCTAAGAATGTACCCTACAAACTACAATAAAGTTGCCATTATATTCTTGAGTTGGAAATTTTGTTTTCCAAATAAAAGTAGAACATTTTCTACCTTATGCATTTCAAAACAGGCAATGCCTGGTGACCAGAGTCAATTACGTGGTAGCCTATGTGAGCGCCACACCAAGGATGCAGCTGGGCATAGACGATTCGGGAAAAAAAAAGCTAAAAGCAGAAGAAACATAAATGGGAGTGTGGGAAAGAGCCGGAGAGCAAAGTGGGTACACTTTAGCCGATTTTTTGTGCCCATGTTAGGATAGCATGCTTGTGAGCGGATCAGCGTGCACAGTGGCTCCAAAGCCTCAGATTATGAGCTACATTAGTGGAGAGACCACAAGTTGTTGTCGAGCAAGCATGCCAGAGAGATACCGCACAAGCTGCAAAGATAATATGCCATACAGGGCCAAATTTGTTGGATAATTATTTTATTCCTACTAGGATTTATCATTGACATATTACTGTTTTGTTTCTGCTAATTTTTTAATTTGAGAatcatgaccataattcaaatacgAAATCTATCTCTGCGTTTGTGTTGGTGGGGCTGCATCATCTTCATGCACGCTCCCCCTCACCCTCCACATCTTCACGTGGAGTTGCACTTACCTATCTATGCCTGCCATGGAGTCTTTTTGTTTTTTAGCACCACGGCGCTACGGCTCTATTTCTGGATGCAGTTGAACTTGAAGTCAATGGCCAGGGGATACCTGCCAGCATATATGCTTTGCACGAGGATTAACATGTGCAGATCCCTTTTCTCTATTCTGCGCGAGAGAAACAGAGAGGCGTGTGTGCGCTTaattatcctctctctctctctctctctctccctctctcgttttCACTGTATTCGAAATCCATAAGAGAGGAGAGAGGCACGCTGCGGTGCAAATCGTCCGCCGCCCAAATCCACCGCTTGATAAAAATCAACCGTCGTGCGTGGCTGCCGGAGTTCAGGCGGCGCAGTGGGGGTCGTGTGTCTTCGAGGCGAGAGGTGTATATTGGGCACCCGTGCATGGCTGCATAGCCCCCTTAAttttctccctccctctctcctacacctcctgaatagatctgtcatcttcttaagagcatgaaccttgaccaatggctctataacCGGCTATTCTGACATTTTATATAGATCATTTAGAGTGAAGAGAGAAGAGATTGAGAAGAGAGGATACAGCTGAGAGAGATATTTCTACCGCTGATTTTATTGCGAGCTGTTGCTGCTTACTGCTTAACTGCTTACACAGAGAAAAGGAA
The Triticum dicoccoides isolate Atlit2015 ecotype Zavitan chromosome 3A, WEW_v2.0, whole genome shotgun sequence genome window above contains:
- the LOC119273126 gene encoding uncharacterized protein LOC119273126, with the protein product MKEKKSFRVVLLLSYLVLVAVGKGARTIQQWENTSQIPTYQQFNKTIMMEEGDIYDCINVNLQPAFNHPLLKDHTIQMEPSSFPIVLNIKSLFPHVVSQAHLSIVECPRGMVPILRNGRRDQISAHFIDQVINKDAQLEEAGMKYFDDLYGVQATINVYEPKVKKDSGDLSQTGIQIDNGPKGHMDSINACYSVSSSFYGDTFARFHVGWRDGVQNKSCIDHDCPGFVQVSHNVGLGGRVKPVSVYNGPQYVIHILIFKDPKTHNWWLAYGEDKTPVGYWPSSLFTRLKDKGNFSYTGGHVSGPTASSNSPQIGSGHFASDGYGKAAFIKDIQIIDNNNKLVTPNKEKVLTGSSDLRKYTIGDYGVDDHGVHMYYGGPGNYV